A single window of Tetrapisispora phaffii CBS 4417 chromosome 16, complete genome DNA harbors:
- the ZIM17 gene encoding Zim17p (similar to Saccharomyces cerevisiae ZIM17 (YNL310C); ancestral locus Anc_3.36) codes for MIRGLLVKNFRLMRSRSAGYLLPITSRYNWICSPSLLNRHIHANASLCEQSQKPGNKQHLGSIKVEQQKLMLAFTCNKCNTRSSHTISKQAYTSGTVMVQCPGCKNRHLIADHLKIFDDNKVTIEDIMKLKGEKVSKSTEDLCFEDIPKDLKDLLGHHAKDAPENLKKPALHADEIHTLPNK; via the coding sequence ATGATAAGAGGATTAttagtgaaaaatttcagGCTAATGAGAAGCAGGTCCGCTGGTTATCTCCTTCCAATCACGTCGAGATATAATTGGATTTGTTCGCCTTCATTATTGAACCGTCACATCCATGCAAACGCCTCTCTATGTGAGCAATCGCAAAAGCCAGGCAATAAACAACATCTGGGGTCTATCAAAGTTGaacaacaaaaattgatgTTAGCTTTCACATGCAATAAATGTAACACTAGATCTTCACACACAATATCGAAACAAGCATATACAAGTGGTACAGTTATGGTCCAATGTCCAGGTTGCAAGAATAGACATTTAATTGCAGAccatttaaagatattcGACGATAACAAAGTTACCATTGAGGATATCATGAAGCTGAAGGGCGAAAAAGTGAGCAAGTCTACTGAAGACCTTTGTTTTGAAGATATACCAAAAGATTTGAAGGACTTACTTGGGCATCACGCTAAGGATGCTCctgaaaatttaaagaaaccTGCCTTGCATGCTGATGAAATTCATACATTACCAAATAAATAg